Proteins from a genomic interval of Alphaproteobacteria bacterium CG11_big_fil_rev_8_21_14_0_20_39_49:
- a CDS encoding tRNA-specific adenosine deaminase, whose protein sequence is MKNKFMQRSIELSIEMMRKNAGGPFGAVIVKDGQIIAEGWNQVTSSNDPTAHAEITAIRKACAKLDDFSLKGCEIYTSCEPCPMCLSAIYWSRLDTIYFANTKDDAKNIGFDDSHIYEQIPLPTNKRAIPTFQIMRDDAQKAFNE, encoded by the coding sequence ATGAAAAATAAATTCATGCAACGCTCTATTGAACTTTCCATTGAAATGATGCGTAAAAATGCAGGAGGACCATTTGGTGCTGTAATTGTTAAAGACGGTCAGATAATAGCAGAAGGTTGGAATCAGGTTACCTCTTCTAACGACCCGACGGCTCATGCTGAAATTACGGCAATACGCAAGGCTTGTGCCAAACTTGATGATTTCAGTCTAAAGGGGTGCGAGATATACACTTCATGTGAGCCTTGCCCTATGTGTTTATCGGCAATTTATTGGTCAAGACTTGATACTATATATTTTGCCAACACAAAAGACGATGCTAAGAATATAGGCTTTGACGATAGTCATATTTATGAGCAAATACCACTGCCGACTAATAAGCGAGCCATACCTACATTTCAGATTATGCGTGATGATGCCCAAAAAGCTTTTAACGAATGA